In Cryptococcus neoformans var. neoformans B-3501A chromosome 11, whole genome shotgun sequence, the genomic window GTATACAACGCCGGATCGTCCGCTGGTAATATCATTGGTCCTTTGTGAGTCGGCACATTCAGCGTGTTCCATGGATTATTCGAAAGCTGACTGTTTGGTACAGGCTCTTCCAAGACAAGGACAAGCCTCACTATCTTCCTGGTATCAAAGCCACTCTCGGTATCTTCTGTGCCTTGATGGCGTGTGTCGGTATCACTGCggctcttcttttcgctCTTAACAAACAGAGGCAGAGACAACGTGTTGCTGTCGGCAAACCTCAATACATCAAGGATACTTCTATGAGCAACAAGTACGAAGCCTATGGTGCTGATGACGTGGACGGAAGGCTCGGTCAGAATGGTATGTCTCCGTTTTTTTATGTTTTAACCTGCTGTGCATCGCTAACATTACTTATACAGCCTTGCTTGACTTGACCGACTTTAAAAACGACGAGTTCGTGTATGTGTATTAGGAGTCAAAGCTTGTTGCGCCTGGGTGGAATCCACCGGCTATTGGCATAATAAGGTGGTATATGATCATGTAGGGGTCGTTTAGAGCATTTTTCGATCATCAAACATATCTAGTGTAATCAGTATATTGATACGTGTACAACTACAATGCAAGAATCATGGCATCTCATTACTAGTGCCCTATTCGGTGAACGGATGTATAAAGGGTATAAAGAGTATCAAAGGCGAGTGGTAAGACTAAAAGAATAGACTAGCTACTATCTTTGTTGTTGATTGTCGTATCTGTAGAAGTGGGATCAAACACGATGAAAATGCCAAAGAAATCGTCTTGGTGATTGAAAGCTGCATAACCAAGAATGAACCCATATATTATTCACTGAGAACCCTACCCCTTTCCTCGAAGGACCGAAGATAAAGTCGATTACTGACTATAATAATAATCGTCGAAAAAGGTCCAACCATCCTCAACATGCTTTCCAGCAAAAAATCAAGCGTTGTTGATCATGTAATTATCCCCTCTTCGTCTTGCCGCCTTGCTTCCTGAATTATAGATAGTGTCCGAGGATTCGACATCGTGAGTGAATGTCTGGTGATACCAACGAACACTTGCATGGTGTATGGTACGGTGGACTGGATGGATTTTCGGTCGGTTAATCTTCGTTGCTGCAGCAGGTGATTTGGTTCCAAGGAATTGACGTCATCGGTAGATGACTGTTTTTTGGATACTCCCGCAACACCCCGACCGGAGTACAAGTTGAGCTTTTCTCGCATATACAGCCAATCTCTTTCACAACAGGCAACTATCCACCACCATGTCCCCCGGCAAGTCAGTCCTTCCAGCACCATACTTCTACTTTTTCTGGCTCCTCGAGCCCATCCTCACCGTCGCCGGCGGTGTCTCCGCCATCTATGATCCCATCAGTTTTGGCGGTAACACTATCCCGCGCAACATTGAGCGAGCAACTTTGAAGATGGGAAGCACTGTCCGTGGCCAGATTGTGGTTTCAGAACTGGGTTCTTGTAAGTCTTGCTCCAAGCATACTCCTCCAGCTCAATGGGGAAAAGAGCGGTTTCTGACAGAGTGTATGGGGTGTCGTGTGGGTATACAGGTTTCATGTTGCTGGCGATGATTTCTTTCTCGCTCTTCTATATCTTCAAGAAACACCTGGAAGACAAACCTGTGCTTCAGGAAAAGCTGGTGAAGGGTTTGCTTATCCCTCTTGCCATAGCCGATGTGAGTTTATACACAGCCTGTTGTTGAGATCTGCTAACAATCTTCGGCAGCTCCTTCAGTGAGCCTTTTATAGTCAGTCGAATGCGCAAAAGTACTGACGACCATCAAGCATTGCTGTGACGCTCTTGGCTCTACCTATGTCTCATCTTGAGAATCCATCTCAATGGACCTATATCCTCCACTCCACCGTCTGGATCACTTCcggcctcttcatcgtccgGTAAGTTTTCCGGCTCATTAGCTTTTCCACTTGTACAGCCCATAAACTAAATTGAAATGACAGATTGGCATGGCTTTTGGGTATCGGACGTGCTACCGCCAAGTCCAGGCTCCAATCTCGACTCAGCCCTACCCGCCAGGCtcgtcttccccttcccaaGGGCCACTCGGAGGCCATGGTAGAGCAAGTGATTCAGACTGAAAAACCTAGCGAATTCACGGCTATCGAGTCTCCTACAGCTAccaagaggagaggaagggctAAGAAGATCGTGGACGACGATTAGACATGAAGAAGCGGGAAACAAAGAGGGAACAGAATCAACAACAGTTATTATCTATATAGCGTTATTATGTATCAAACCATGCGCTGAATTTCT contains:
- a CDS encoding hypothetical protein (Match to EST gb|CF192423.1|CF192423); its protein translation is MSPGKSVLPAPYFYFFWLLEPILTVAGGVSAIYDPISFGGNTIPRNIERATLKMGSTVRGQIVVSELGSCFMLLAMISFSLFYIFKKHLEDKPVLQEKLVKGLLIPLAIADLLHIAVTLLALPMSHLENPSQWTYILHSTVWITSGLFIVRLAWLLGIGRATAKSRLQSRLSPTRQARLPLPKGHSEAMVEQVIQTEKPSEFTAIESPTATKRRGRAKKIVDDD